From Pseudanabaena sp. PCC 6802, one genomic window encodes:
- the pdxA gene encoding 4-hydroxythreonine-4-phosphate dehydrogenase PdxA: protein MNQRPRLALTLGDPAGIGPEIVLKALANLKHSQVSAKITVVGDSRQVRLAYSRLRPFSEELADPDSFEILDTKTNLEISWGHGNAASGEASFVYLDTAIARTLAGEFDAIVTSPIAKSAWKLAGHDFPGQTELLAQRCDESQFGMLFVGKSPYSGWLLRTLLATVHIPLADVPKVLTPELVERKLDLLWRSLQDDFNLSAARVAVAGLNPHSGEQGQLGREERDWLVPLLQDWQAKHPNVRVDGPIPPDTMWINPGLAWHDPAQANLGHDAYLAMYHDQGLIPVKLLAFEQAVNTTIGLPFVRTSPDRGTAFDIAGRGIASSASLEAAIALAAELTTTKWQHDRKSGTNS from the coding sequence ATGAACCAACGCCCCAGACTAGCATTGACCTTAGGAGATCCAGCGGGAATTGGTCCCGAGATAGTTTTGAAGGCTCTAGCTAACTTAAAACATTCTCAGGTTTCAGCTAAGATAACCGTTGTCGGAGATAGTCGTCAAGTAAGGTTAGCATATTCACGACTGCGCCCGTTTTCTGAGGAATTGGCCGACCCTGACAGTTTTGAAATTTTAGACACTAAAACTAACCTGGAAATTAGTTGGGGACACGGCAATGCGGCTAGCGGGGAGGCAAGTTTTGTTTATTTAGATACGGCGATCGCCCGCACCTTGGCAGGCGAGTTCGATGCCATTGTCACGTCACCAATTGCTAAATCGGCATGGAAACTTGCAGGGCACGATTTTCCCGGTCAAACTGAGTTGCTTGCCCAGCGTTGCGACGAGTCGCAGTTTGGTATGTTGTTTGTAGGTAAGTCGCCCTATTCGGGCTGGCTGTTACGCACTTTGCTAGCAACCGTGCATATTCCCCTCGCAGATGTCCCGAAAGTCCTGACCCCAGAGCTAGTAGAGCGCAAACTCGATCTGCTGTGGCGATCGCTTCAGGATGACTTCAACTTGTCGGCTGCTAGAGTAGCGGTTGCCGGACTAAATCCCCACAGCGGCGAGCAGGGGCAGTTGGGGCGAGAAGAGCGGGATTGGCTGGTGCCGCTATTGCAAGATTGGCAAGCTAAGCATCCAAACGTGCGTGTAGACGGCCCCATACCGCCGGATACGATGTGGATTAACCCGGGCTTAGCTTGGCACGATCCAGCCCAGGCGAACCTGGGTCATGATGCCTACCTTGCCATGTACCACGATCAGGGGTTAATTCCGGTAAAGCTGCTGGCATTTGAACAGGCTGTCAATACAACCATTGGCTTACCCTTCGTGCGTACCTCTCCCGATCGCGGTACCGCCTTTGACATCGCCGGGCGCGGCATAGCCAGCTCAGCCAGTTTAGAGGCCGCGATCGCGCTTGCTGCAGAGCTAACTACTACCAAGTGGCAGCACGACCGTAAAAGTGGAACCAACTCCTAA
- a CDS encoding histidine kinase dimerization/phosphoacceptor domain -containing protein: MLDAIDYQPPIVSARATLREAIAKIAQSNYDYALVMDCENIRGILTAKEALRVFVQPSCESNVLETALETRVADCLPPSTIRVSQSELSDPYHLLDLFHRHRLQYLPVVDPGNLPIGAISEQRVMRSLLAATNNHDRSNDAVEFKAIDPQHRAIAMRQEAETALQESEARLQDIIDNAPAAIYLKDLQGRYILINRKFQILFHLTREEVLGKTDRDIFPKDLADRLWEHDRQVIAEELPKEFEETISQPEGDRTLLSIEFPLHNTADRFYAVCGISTDISDRKRAEQLVATSLEEKEVLLKEIHHRVKNNMHVISNLLDLQTQYIDDARTIDLFTDSQNRINSMALIHEQLYQSANLGAIGFDRYLKDLVDNLLASYSFYPQSVQVQLDLEPVTVNIETAMPCGLIVNELVSNSLKYAFPPEYPGILRLQLHVRSDSKEQLKDREFVLAVGDNGVGICKSINWQNTNSLGLRLVRMLTRQLEGKIELDLKEGTLFKLTFTELQYKERL, translated from the coding sequence ATGCTGGATGCCATTGACTATCAGCCTCCGATTGTTAGCGCTCGAGCTACCCTTCGAGAGGCGATCGCAAAAATTGCGCAATCTAATTATGACTACGCCCTGGTTATGGACTGCGAAAATATTAGGGGTATTCTCACAGCAAAAGAAGCACTAAGGGTGTTTGTCCAACCGTCGTGTGAATCTAACGTCCTGGAGACCGCCCTGGAGACCAGGGTTGCAGATTGCCTCCCACCTTCAACCATCCGGGTCAGCCAAAGCGAGTTAAGCGATCCTTATCACCTGCTGGATCTATTTCATCGCCATCGCTTGCAATATTTACCAGTTGTAGATCCTGGGAATCTACCGATCGGCGCGATCTCCGAGCAAAGAGTGATGCGATCGCTGCTTGCAGCTACCAACAACCACGATCGCTCAAATGATGCCGTTGAGTTTAAAGCGATCGATCCCCAGCACCGAGCTATAGCTATGCGGCAAGAGGCAGAAACCGCACTACAGGAAAGCGAGGCACGATTGCAGGATATTATCGATAATGCCCCGGCTGCGATCTACCTCAAAGATCTACAAGGTCGATATATATTAATCAATCGCAAATTCCAAATTCTCTTTCATCTCACTAGAGAAGAAGTTTTAGGAAAAACCGATCGCGATATCTTTCCTAAAGATCTAGCAGATCGATTGTGGGAGCACGATCGGCAGGTAATTGCGGAAGAGTTGCCCAAGGAATTTGAAGAAACAATCTCCCAGCCAGAAGGCGATCGAACCCTTCTTTCAATCGAGTTTCCACTCCACAATACTGCCGATCGATTCTACGCAGTTTGCGGCATTTCTACTGATATCTCGGATCGCAAGCGAGCGGAGCAACTGGTTGCGACATCATTAGAAGAGAAGGAGGTACTGCTCAAAGAAATTCACCACCGCGTCAAAAATAACATGCACGTCATCTCTAACCTGTTAGATCTGCAAACTCAGTACATTGATGATGCTAGAACGATCGACCTATTTACAGACAGTCAAAATCGGATTAATTCGATGGCATTGATTCACGAACAACTCTATCAATCGGCAAATCTAGGTGCGATCGGGTTCGATCGCTATCTCAAGGATTTAGTAGATAACTTATTGGCATCCTACAGTTTCTATCCTCAATCCGTCCAGGTGCAATTAGATTTAGAGCCGGTAACGGTTAACATCGAAACTGCCATGCCCTGCGGGTTAATCGTAAACGAACTGGTTTCCAATTCGTTAAAATATGCTTTCCCGCCTGAGTATCCTGGTATCCTGCGCTTGCAACTACACGTTCGTTCTGACTCTAAAGAACAGTTAAAAGATCGCGAATTTGTGCTGGCCGTAGGAGATAATGGCGTAGGGATTTGTAAAAGTATTAATTGGCAAAACACTAACTCGCTGGGGTTAAGGTTGGTGCGCATGCTAACTCGCCAATTAGAGGGGAAAATCGAGCTAGACCTGAAAGAAGGTACTCTATTCAAGTTGACTTTTACAGAGTTACAGTACAAAGAGAGGCTATAA
- a CDS encoding response regulator: MPQAKILIVEDEAIAAENIAGRLRQQGYDVVGIVDSGAEAIKEASNVKPDLILMDIMLKGEIDGVAAAVEISRQSPTAVVFMTAFGDESTLQRAKVAEPFGYLIKPFKSHELRATIEIALRKQEADLRLQAALEKEAQLRHQVESLNNLKSEFVSVLSHEFRTPLSSIYLSTDLLESQGYKLSDEKKSKRYAHIRRAIARMTKLLDDITSISKSELGKLEPKPTSFQLGKFCADLIDEFRQEYSSYEIGFLDRSNNRNAYLDEKLLYQILHNLLSNAIKYSPVGGAVNLHLTCMPLEDASQLAGQNLPFSTDAAVFSVQDWGIGIPSHAQTRIFDAFFRAENVDTIPGDGLGLAIVKNYADILGGVVLVESELGVGSTFTVVLPLGSS, from the coding sequence ATGCCGCAGGCAAAGATTCTCATTGTAGAGGATGAGGCGATCGCTGCTGAGAATATTGCAGGACGCTTGCGCCAACAAGGCTACGATGTAGTTGGCATAGTTGATTCTGGGGCAGAGGCGATTAAAGAAGCCAGTAACGTCAAGCCCGATCTCATCTTGATGGATATTATGCTGAAGGGGGAGATCGATGGTGTGGCAGCGGCGGTAGAAATATCCAGGCAATCGCCGACTGCCGTGGTGTTTATGACAGCGTTTGGGGATGAAAGTACCTTGCAACGCGCTAAAGTTGCCGAACCATTTGGCTATTTGATCAAACCGTTTAAGTCCCACGAATTAAGAGCGACGATAGAAATTGCGCTGCGCAAGCAAGAGGCAGACCTGCGCCTGCAGGCAGCCCTCGAAAAGGAGGCACAACTGCGCCATCAGGTCGAGTCGCTAAATAACCTCAAATCAGAATTTGTGTCGGTACTTTCCCACGAGTTCCGCACGCCGCTTTCTAGCATCTACCTATCTACCGATCTGCTGGAAAGTCAAGGTTACAAGCTATCTGACGAAAAAAAGAGCAAGCGCTACGCGCATATCCGCAGAGCGATCGCGCGCATGACAAAGCTACTCGATGACATTACCTCCATTAGTAAATCCGAGCTAGGTAAACTAGAACCTAAGCCAACCTCTTTCCAGCTAGGAAAATTTTGTGCGGATCTGATTGACGAATTTCGCCAGGAATATAGCAGCTATGAAATCGGCTTCCTGGATCGCAGCAACAATCGCAACGCCTACCTGGATGAAAAATTACTGTATCAGATCCTGCATAACCTCCTCTCCAACGCAATTAAATATTCCCCAGTTGGTGGCGCAGTCAACCTGCACCTCACATGTATGCCGCTGGAGGATGCCAGTCAGTTAGCAGGGCAAAACCTACCTTTTAGCACCGATGCTGCCGTTTTTAGCGTGCAGGATTGGGGTATCGGCATACCCAGCCATGCTCAAACAAGAATATTCGATGCTTTTTTCCGCGCTGAAAATGTCGATACCATTCCAGGCGATGGTTTAGGGCTGGCGATCGTGAAAAATTACGCGGACATTTTGGGAGGAGTGGTTTTGGTGGAGAGCGAGTTAGGAGTTGGTTCCACTTTTACGGTCGTGCTGCCACTTGGTAGTAGTTAG
- a CDS encoding folate/biopterin family MFS transporter, with amino-acid sequence MFSHSDWVNKSKNFRFDLELGAIALVYFVQGALGLAHLAVSFFLKDRLGLSPAEVASLVGIAMLPWTVKPLYGMISDSFPIGGYRRRPYLVLSSLLGSIAWLCMAMVVETPLAATIAIGLASLSVACSDAITDALVVQRARSESEGDAGSLQSFSWAAVSVGAISSAYFGGFVLERWGTQVVFEITAALPLLVAIAAFAIADLSAKSENSAIDSTQPNIGHQWHQLRQAFTSKQIWLPAAFIFLWQATPSADTAFFFFTTNELGFNPEFLGTVRLATSLAGLVGVWIFQRYLKSVPMRRIFLWTTLISTILGLTSLILITHTNRSLGIDDRWFSLGDSLILTVAGRIAYMPVLVLAARLCPEGIEATLFALLMSVMNVAGLCSYQLGAGLTHWLGVTDVNFANLWILVLITNLSNLVPLPLLGWLPEQTAVTAAREPQLSLTEASNTEVPRVETVAVTIPVRQTEKLTQ; translated from the coding sequence GTGTTCAGCCACTCAGATTGGGTAAATAAGTCTAAAAATTTTCGGTTCGATCTCGAACTAGGCGCGATCGCCCTGGTTTATTTTGTGCAGGGAGCGCTAGGACTGGCCCATCTGGCTGTCAGCTTTTTTCTAAAGGATCGCCTCGGTCTTAGTCCCGCTGAAGTAGCCTCCCTAGTCGGGATTGCCATGCTACCCTGGACGGTAAAACCTCTCTACGGCATGATTTCGGATAGCTTCCCCATCGGAGGCTATAGGCGCAGACCCTATTTAGTGCTGTCGAGCCTCTTAGGTTCGATCGCCTGGTTATGCATGGCAATGGTGGTGGAAACTCCCCTAGCTGCCACGATCGCGATTGGGTTGGCTTCTCTATCCGTTGCTTGCTCCGATGCCATCACCGATGCTCTAGTCGTCCAAAGGGCGCGTTCGGAGTCAGAAGGTGATGCTGGCTCTCTGCAGTCATTCAGTTGGGCAGCCGTTTCGGTGGGTGCAATTTCCTCAGCCTATTTTGGTGGCTTTGTGCTGGAGCGGTGGGGTACGCAAGTAGTATTCGAGATTACAGCCGCCTTGCCTTTGTTAGTAGCAATCGCCGCCTTCGCGATCGCCGATCTATCTGCAAAATCTGAAAATAGCGCGATCGACAGCACTCAGCCGAATATCGGACACCAATGGCACCAACTGCGCCAGGCGTTTACCAGCAAGCAAATCTGGCTGCCAGCCGCTTTTATTTTTCTCTGGCAAGCCACCCCTTCGGCTGACACGGCGTTCTTTTTCTTCACGACCAACGAACTGGGGTTTAATCCAGAATTTTTAGGTACGGTACGCTTGGCAACTAGCCTGGCAGGATTGGTCGGTGTATGGATCTTCCAGCGCTACCTCAAATCCGTACCGATGCGTCGCATATTTCTGTGGACTACGCTTATTTCCACTATCTTGGGACTGACTAGTTTAATCCTGATCACCCATACTAACCGCAGTCTTGGCATTGACGATCGCTGGTTTAGCTTGGGGGATAGCCTCATCCTCACAGTAGCGGGACGAATTGCGTACATGCCCGTCCTGGTGCTTGCGGCTCGTCTTTGTCCAGAGGGAATTGAAGCTACTTTATTTGCACTTTTGATGTCCGTAATGAACGTAGCGGGATTGTGTTCGTACCAGCTAGGTGCGGGACTCACGCACTGGTTGGGCGTGACGGACGTTAACTTTGCTAACCTATGGATTTTAGTACTGATTACCAACCTGAGTAACCTCGTACCTTTACCGCTCTTGGGTTGGCTGCCCGAACAAACGGCAGTAACGGCTGCCCGCGAGCCTCAATTGAGTTTAACGGAAGCATCAAATACAGAAGTTCCCCGTGTCGAAACTGTTGCCGTAACGATACCAGTCCGTCAAACAGAAAAGCTTACTCAGTAA